The Gaiella occulta genome has a window encoding:
- a CDS encoding type IV pilus twitching motility protein PilT — MIDLIALLRRAVDGGASDVHLKLGQPPVVRLDGDLEQMHDVPALTESDLEDVLDAVTQIAPRRRELFEETGDLDIAFAHPTLPRFRVNGFRQRGAVSFAFRAIPSEIPDFAALGLPPGVSRLAEERRGLVLVTGATGSGKTTTLASMLDHVNRTRRQHIVTIEDPIEILHPDRGCIVNQREVGLDTESFEQALRRVLRQDPDVILIGELRDTETAHTALQAAESGHLVFSTLHTIDAAETVGRMIELFPPGKQQQVRSILAGTLRGVISQRLLVRADGGRVPAVEVMVTNARIADLIRENRPNEISDAIAAGEFFQMQTFAQSLIDLVLAGVVEPDVAANASTNRHDFLVALERAEKDKLQREHAAENGGRGESARDRATAVQRFGSGLR, encoded by the coding sequence GATGCACGACGTGCCCGCTCTGACGGAGTCCGACCTCGAGGACGTGCTCGATGCCGTCACGCAGATCGCGCCCCGGCGCCGCGAGCTGTTCGAGGAGACCGGCGACCTCGACATCGCGTTCGCGCACCCGACGCTCCCGCGCTTCCGCGTCAACGGCTTCCGGCAGCGCGGCGCCGTCTCGTTCGCCTTCCGGGCGATCCCGAGCGAGATCCCCGACTTCGCGGCGCTCGGCCTGCCGCCGGGCGTCTCCCGCCTCGCCGAGGAGCGGCGCGGCCTCGTGCTCGTCACCGGCGCCACCGGCTCCGGCAAGACGACGACGCTCGCGTCCATGCTCGACCACGTCAACCGCACCCGGCGCCAGCACATCGTCACGATCGAGGATCCGATCGAGATCCTGCACCCCGACCGCGGCTGCATCGTCAACCAGCGCGAGGTCGGCCTCGACACGGAGAGCTTCGAGCAGGCGCTGCGCCGTGTGCTGCGCCAGGACCCCGACGTCATCCTGATCGGCGAGCTGCGCGACACCGAGACCGCGCACACCGCCCTGCAGGCGGCCGAGTCCGGCCACCTCGTCTTCTCGACGCTGCACACGATCGACGCCGCCGAGACGGTCGGGCGCATGATCGAGCTCTTCCCGCCGGGCAAGCAGCAGCAGGTGCGCTCCATCCTCGCCGGCACGCTGCGCGGCGTCATCAGCCAGCGCCTGCTGGTGCGCGCCGACGGCGGGCGCGTGCCCGCCGTCGAGGTGATGGTGACGAACGCGCGCATCGCCGACCTCATCCGCGAGAACCGGCCCAACGAGATCTCCGACGCGATCGCCGCCGGCGAGTTCTTCCAGATGCAGACGTTCGCCCAGTCGCTGATCGACCTCGTGCTCGCAGGCGTCGTCGAGCCCGACGTCGCCGCGAACGCATCGACGAACCGGCACGACTTCCTCGTCGCGCTCGAGCGGGCCGAGAAGGACAAGCTGCAGAGGGAGCACGCCGCCGAGAACGGCGGCCGTGGCGAGAGCGCGCGCGATCGGGCCACGGCCGTGCAGCGCTTCGGATCCGGGCTCCGGTAG
- a CDS encoding PulJ/GspJ family protein, whose protein sequence is MSSRLLTRLRGETAFTLTEMLVVLAIIGLLVGSFSALLSTTIRHSTEIQEQDVTQTELRAAIDRLAAEVRQAYSGDGATAPIEVATGTALQFLSPDRAQPFHLRRIAYRVGSGRLERAMATSSDTDGAPWIFPALGAYGLVVDSITNASPFTYLDAANAPTTVAANVRTVRISFTVATKASPGRQYTYSTSVSLRSAP, encoded by the coding sequence GTGAGCAGCCGCCTCCTCACCAGGCTGCGCGGCGAGACCGCCTTCACGCTGACCGAGATGCTCGTCGTGCTCGCGATCATCGGGCTGCTCGTCGGGTCGTTCTCCGCGCTGCTCAGCACCACCATCCGGCACAGCACGGAGATCCAGGAGCAGGACGTGACGCAGACCGAGCTGCGGGCGGCGATCGACCGGCTCGCCGCCGAGGTGCGGCAGGCGTATTCGGGCGACGGCGCGACGGCGCCGATCGAGGTCGCGACGGGGACGGCGCTCCAGTTCCTCTCTCCCGACCGCGCGCAGCCGTTCCACCTGCGCCGCATCGCCTACAGGGTCGGCAGCGGCCGCCTCGAGCGGGCGATGGCGACGAGCAGCGACACCGACGGCGCCCCGTGGATCTTCCCCGCGCTCGGCGCCTACGGCCTCGTCGTCGACTCGATCACGAACGCGAGCCCGTTCACCTATCTCGACGCCGCGAACGCCCCCACCACCGTCGCAGCGAACGTGCGCACGGTGCGGATCAGCTTCACCGTCGCCACCAAGGCCTCGCCCGGGCGGCAGTACACGTACTCGACGAGCGTGAGCCTGAGGTCTGCGCCATGA